One genomic segment of Hevea brasiliensis isolate MT/VB/25A 57/8 chromosome 3, ASM3005281v1, whole genome shotgun sequence includes these proteins:
- the LOC110659443 gene encoding serine carboxypeptidase-like 45, producing the protein MPYLPRKKMALPVVLLLLCFSVRVESNLFLSDRIVKLPGQPQVGFQQYSGYVTVDEKNQRALFYYFAEAETDPASKPLVLWLNGGPGCSSLGVGAFSENGPFRPSREVLVKNQYSWNREANMLYLETPIGVGFSYSTDTSSYEAVNDKITARDNLVFLQKWFVKFSQYRNRSLFVTGESYAGHYVPQLAELMLEFNKKQKLFNLKGIAMGNPVLEFATDFNSRAEFFWSHGLISDTTYKMFTSFCNYSRYVSEYYRGSVSPICSKVMGQVSRETSRFVDKYDVTLDVCISSVLSQSKALSPQQVADNIDVCVEDETVNYLNRLDVQMALHARLVGVRRWTVCSNILDYELLDLEIPTIPIVGRLIKAGIPVLVYSGDQDSVIPLTGSRTLVHQLAKELGLKTSVPYRVWFEGQQVGGWTQVYGNILSFATIRGASHEAPFSQPERSFVLFKAFLEGQPLPEAF; encoded by the exons ATGCCTTATCTCCCAAGGAAAAAAATGGCATTGCCTGTAGTTTTGCTTCTGTTATGTTTTTCCGTAAGAGTAGAGTCCAACCTCTTTCTTTCTGATAGAATTGTTAAGTTACCTGGTCAACCTCAAGTCGGGTTCCAGCAGTATTCGGGTTATGTGACCGTTGATGAGAAAAACCAGAGAGCTCTGTTTTACTACTTTGCTGAAGCAGAAACAGATCCAGCGTCTAAGCCTCTTGTTCTCTGGCTAAATGGAG GGCCAGGTTGCTCTTCTTTGGGAGTTGGAGCATTTTCTGAAAATGGGCCATTCAGGCCTAGTCGGGAGGTTCTTGTCAAGAACCAATATAGCTGGAACAGAG AAGCTAATATGTTGTATTTGgaaacaccaattggagttgggTTCTCTTATTCCACTGATACCTCCTCCTATGAGGCTGTTAATGACAAGATCACAG CTAGGGACAATCTggtgtttttgcaaaaatggtttgTCAAATTCTCACAGTACAGAAACAGAAGCTTGTTCGTCACTGGAGAAAGCTATGCTG GTCATTATGTGCCCCAGCTAGCAGAACTCATGCTTGAATTCAACAAGAAGCAGAAGTTGTTCAATTTGAAAGGAATTGCT ATGGGAAATCCAGTTTTGGAGTTTGCTACAGACTTCAATTCGAGGGCTGAGTTCTTCTGGTCTCATGGATTGATATCAGACACAACCTATAAAATGTTCACTTCCTTTTGCAACTACTCACGTTATGTGAGTGAATACTACAGAGGTTCAGTTTCTCCTATTTGCTCAAAGGTTATGGGCCAAGTGAGTAGAGAAACCAGTAGATTCGTAGACAAGTATGATGTTACCTTAGATGTCTGCATATCATCAGTGCTCTCACAGTCCAAAGCCCTTAGTCCCCAG CAAGTAGCTGACAATATAGATGTATGCGTAGAAGATGAAACAGTTAATTATCTCAACAGGCTAGATGTGCAGATGGCTCTCCATGCACGCCTTGTAGGTGTCCGACGATGGACTGTTTGCAGCAA CATCCTAGATTATGAGCTGCTGGATTTGGAGATACCAACAATTCCTATTGTGGGGAGACTCATCAAGGCAGGAATCCCAGTCTTGGTATACAG TGGGGATCAAGATTCTGTTATCCCATTGACTGGAAGTCGAACCTTAGTCCATCAACTAGCCAAGGAATTGGGACTGAAAACCTCTGTGCCTTACAGAGTTTGGTTTGAGGGACAGCAG GTTGGCGGGTGGACTCAAGTATATGGTAATATTCTATCGTTTGCCACCATCAGAGGAGCATCTCACGAAGCTCCATTTTCCCAGCCTGAGAGATCCTTTGTGCTGTTCAAGGCATTTTTGGAGGGGCAGCCTCTACCAGAAGCATTTTGA
- the LOC110659444 gene encoding protein NEOXANTHIN-DEFICIENT 1, translated as MEIAETKCSSGYGKPPWIFKGSALYQLHLVKAETARALIPKEFRLVEAFGYTLGGFFLANYEESPAGTFDELVVIAGTVWNPPTSCAWAARVLVSSDDACCHGRKEVGLPSHVAKFSKRITAIPRQQTITSNFLLNMIGLGTARSRSKDSMDVQVTEITGSSATNMCNNNIATVVTGLTHDKWMGPAIKMSLPSFSGRTEHNPSLLKYSCNIECRIRAVQPAKVSGPLPTSKPDTEKYLGHHKCQSVDTINGELQDNEQSLSMSVMLSKPILALQFSCLKMQVETPIAVSPHPKSSSRTSLGAS; from the exons ATGGAAATTGCGGAAACAAAATGTTCGTCAGGCTACGGGAAGCCTCCTTGGATATTTAAAGGCAG TGCCTTGTACCAGCTTCATCTTGTGAAAGCAGAAACAGCTCGAGCGTTAATTCCAAAAGAGTTCAGATTAGTTGAAGCTTTTGG GTACACTCTTGGTGGCTTTTTTCTTGCCAACTACGAGGAAAGTCCAGCTGGGACATTTGATGAG CTAGTGGTGATTGCTGGAACCGTGTGGAACCCTCCAACGTCCTGCGC ATGGGCAGCCAGGGTGCTTGTAAGTAGTGATGATGCTTGTTGTCATGGACGAAAG GAAGTTGGACTCCCAAGTCATGTTGCCAAGTTTTCTAAG AGGATTACTGCGATTCCTAGGCAGCAAACGATTACATCTAATTTCCTCCtcaacatgattggtttgggtaCTGCACGCTCTAGATCCAAGGATAGCATGGATGTTCAGGTGACTGAAATTACTGGTTCTTCTGCGACAAACATGTGTAATAACAACATTGCAACTGTTG TTACTGGGCTGACACATGACAAGTGGATGGGGCCAGCAATCAAAATGTCACTACCAAGTTTTAG TGGACGTACGGAGCATAATCCCAGCCTTCTGAAGTATTCCTGCAATATTGAGTGCAG GATTCGGGCAGTGCAGCCAGCGAAAGTATCAGGCCCACTTCCAACGTCAAAGCCTGACACAGAAAAATATCTGGGCCACCACAAATGCCAATCTGTAGATACTATTAACGGAGAACTCCAAGACAATGAACAGAGCCTAAGCATGTCTGTGATGTTATCAAAACCCATATTGGCTTTGCAATTCAGTTGTCTGAAAATGCAGGTTGAAACCCCAATTGCAGTTTCTCCCCACCCTAAAAGCTCCAGCAGAACTTCCTTAGGAGCTTCTTGA